A window of the Helianthus annuus cultivar XRQ/B chromosome 4, HanXRQr2.0-SUNRISE, whole genome shotgun sequence genome harbors these coding sequences:
- the LOC110937915 gene encoding serine/threonine-protein kinase ATG1c isoform X2, with the protein MMSQSSYRARSVGDYVVGKQLGSGSFSVVWHARHRVHGTEVAIKEIVTGKLNKKLEESLMSEIDILRNIHHPNIIRLHDMIKEPGKIHLVLEYCKGGDLSMFIQKRQGRIPKSTSVHFMQQLAAGLKVLRDNQIIHRDLKPQNLLLSTNDDNSTLKIADFGFARSLQPRNLAETLCGSPLYMAPEIMQLHKYDAKADLWSVGAILFQLVTGRTPFTGNNQIQLHQNIMKSTELQFPPDVKDLSPECIDLCRKLLRQNPVERLTFEEFFTHPFFTQTKPNELLSDRRSHRTTDGFSYPKSPAFKNKEENNQDDNLPFSLDDDSNALDGSPPVKRSPLRSTYGFSLDAQVVKRDVRPKPDNNGFSSGNRRSSEGNLKEALRSIDHRPANTRSKADSLEFIDQDYVLVSGPLGDAPSLPSVSKASQIATSKSPSSAPLPIIGGATSKLRCTGSFESQCSAPSGTSHGSVDLIDASEQPPTDSMARIKSLHDCASAISDLVNDKMEAGHRLEAFSIQLVILAIWKQALDICHTQAASAFKGSPIQETTTLNAKTNRGFDSLDIQECLEAATSPQDVSCHIERIFLGEVENAEQIAKLIEPGNVGMPDAMEMIFQAALNFGIYGAVDECMGHTENAAGFYSKAVRLLSFVLVEAPSLILNPPFSITNSDRYRLRKYIDVLNNRQSHSRSQRITLLKGVGDHGRHSPSSFN; encoded by the exons ATGATGAGTCAGTCTTCGTACAGAGCTCGATCGGTTGGGGATTATGTGGTAGGGAAGCAGCTCGGGTCGGGTTCGTTCTCTGTGGTGTGGCATGCGAGGCATAGGGTTCATGGTACGGAAGTTGCGATTAAGGAGATTGTTACTGGAAAGTTGAATAAGAAGTTGGAGGAGAGTCTCATGTCTGAGATTGATATATTGAGGAATATTCATCATCCGAATATTATTCGACTGCATGATATGATCAAG GAGCCCGGTAAGATACATCTTGTGCTGGAATACTGCAAAGGAGGTGATTTATCTATGTTTATTCAAAAACGTCAAGGTAGAATACCTAAATCAACATCAGTGCACTTTATGCAGCAGTTAG CGGCTGGTTTAAAAGTCCTTCGTGATAATCAAATTATCCATAGAGATCTAAAACCACAG AATCTTTTACTCTCTACAAACGATGACAATTCGACTTTGAAGATTGCAGATTTTGGTTTTGCAAG GTCTTTGCAACCTAGAAACCTTGCAGAAACCTTATGTGGCTCGCCACTTTATATGGCACCAGAAATTATGCAGCTTCATAAGTACGATGCCAAG GCAGACTTATGGAGTGTTGGTGCCATTCTATTTCAACTTGTAACCGGTAGAACGCCATTTACGGGAAACAATCAAATTCAG TTGCATCAAAACATCATGAAATCAACTGAATTGCAGTTTCCTCCAGATGTGAAGGACTTGAGTCCTGAGTGCATAGATCTTTGTCGAAAATTATTGCGACAAAATCCAG TTGAAAGGTTGACGTTTGAGGAGTTTTTCACACACCCATTTTTCACCCAAACAAAACCTAATGAATTGTTAAG TGATAGGAGGTCGCATAGAACAACCGATGGGTTTTCATATCCTAAAAGCCCAGCTTTTAAGAACAAAGAAGAAAATAACCAAGATGATAACCTACCATTCAGTCTCGATGATGATTCAAATGCTCTTGATGGAAGCCCGCCCGTTAAGAGGTCTCCTTTGAGATCTACGTATGGGTTTTCCTTGGATGCTCAAGTTGTTAAAAGAGACGTCAGACCAAAACCGGATAATAACGGTTTTTCATCTGGAAATCGTAGATCCTCAGAAGGAAATCTGAAAGAAGCTTTGAGATCAATTGACCATAGACCAGCAAATACGCGTTCCAAAG CGGACTCGTTGGAGTTCATTGATCAAGATTATGTTCTAGTATCCGGTCCCTTGGGTGATGCACCTTCTTTACCAAGTGTTTCTAAGGCGAGCCAAATAGCAACATCCAAATCACCTTCTAGTGCACCTCTGCCCATAATTGGTGGTGCCACCAGTAAACTCCGCTGCACCGGGAGCTTTGAAAGTCAATGTTCCGCACCATCTGGTACTTCTCATGGATCAGTTGATTTAATCGATGCTTCCGAACAGCCACCAACCGACAGCATGGCGAGAATCAAATCATTGCATGATTGTGCCTCTGCCATCTCTGATCTGGTCAACGACAAG ATGGAGGCAGGACACAGACTAGAAGCATTTTCGATTCAACTTGTGATCCTTGCAATATGGAAGCAAGCACTGGATATCTGTCACACACAGGCTGCTTCAGCTTTTAAAGGAAGTCCAATTCAAGAAACTACAACTTTGAACGCAAAAACCAACAGAGGATTTGATAGTCTTGATATCCAAGAATGTCTAGAAGCTGCCACGTCACCGCAGGATGTTTCCTGTCATATCGAAAGAATATTTCTTGGTGAAGTTGAAAATGCTGAACAAATTGCCAAGCTTATAGAGCCCG GAAATGTGGGAATGCCAGATGCAATGGAAATGATATTTCAGGCGGCCCTTAATTTTGGCATATACGGGGCT GTGGATGAGTGCATGGGTCATACTGAAAATGCAGCAGGGTTTTATTCAAAGGCGGTGCGTTTGTTAAGTTTTGTTCTAGTGGAAGCACCGTCTCTGATTCTTAATCCGCCATTCTCGATCACAAATTCAGATCGGTATAGGCTTAGAAAGTATATAGATGTTCTTAACAATAGACAAAGCCATTCAAGATCTCAAAGGATAACACTCCTGAAAGGTGTTGGCGATCATGGTCGTCATTCTCCATCAAGCTTTAACTAA
- the LOC110937915 gene encoding serine/threonine-protein kinase ATG1c isoform X1, whose protein sequence is MMSQSSYRARSVGDYVVGKQLGSGSFSVVWHARHRVHGTEVAIKEIVTGKLNKKLEESLMSEIDILRNIHHPNIIRLHDMIKEPGKIHLVLEYCKGGDLSMFIQKRQGRIPKSTSVHFMQQLAAGLKVLRDNQIIHRDLKPQNLLLSTNDDNSTLKIADFGFARSLQPRNLAETLCGSPLYMAPEIMQLHKYDAKADLWSVGAILFQLVTGRTPFTGNNQIQLHQNIMKSTELQFPPDVKDLSPECIDLCRKLLRQNPVERLTFEEFFTHPFFTQTKPNELLSDRRSHRTTDGFSYPKSPAFKNKEENNQDDNLPFSLDDDSNALDGSPPVKRSPLRSTYGFSLDAQVVKRDVRPKPDNNGFSSGNRRSSEGNLKEALRSIDHRPANTRSKVADSLEFIDQDYVLVSGPLGDAPSLPSVSKASQIATSKSPSSAPLPIIGGATSKLRCTGSFESQCSAPSGTSHGSVDLIDASEQPPTDSMARIKSLHDCASAISDLVNDKMEAGHRLEAFSIQLVILAIWKQALDICHTQAASAFKGSPIQETTTLNAKTNRGFDSLDIQECLEAATSPQDVSCHIERIFLGEVENAEQIAKLIEPGNVGMPDAMEMIFQAALNFGIYGAVDECMGHTENAAGFYSKAVRLLSFVLVEAPSLILNPPFSITNSDRYRLRKYIDVLNNRQSHSRSQRITLLKGVGDHGRHSPSSFN, encoded by the exons ATGATGAGTCAGTCTTCGTACAGAGCTCGATCGGTTGGGGATTATGTGGTAGGGAAGCAGCTCGGGTCGGGTTCGTTCTCTGTGGTGTGGCATGCGAGGCATAGGGTTCATGGTACGGAAGTTGCGATTAAGGAGATTGTTACTGGAAAGTTGAATAAGAAGTTGGAGGAGAGTCTCATGTCTGAGATTGATATATTGAGGAATATTCATCATCCGAATATTATTCGACTGCATGATATGATCAAG GAGCCCGGTAAGATACATCTTGTGCTGGAATACTGCAAAGGAGGTGATTTATCTATGTTTATTCAAAAACGTCAAGGTAGAATACCTAAATCAACATCAGTGCACTTTATGCAGCAGTTAG CGGCTGGTTTAAAAGTCCTTCGTGATAATCAAATTATCCATAGAGATCTAAAACCACAG AATCTTTTACTCTCTACAAACGATGACAATTCGACTTTGAAGATTGCAGATTTTGGTTTTGCAAG GTCTTTGCAACCTAGAAACCTTGCAGAAACCTTATGTGGCTCGCCACTTTATATGGCACCAGAAATTATGCAGCTTCATAAGTACGATGCCAAG GCAGACTTATGGAGTGTTGGTGCCATTCTATTTCAACTTGTAACCGGTAGAACGCCATTTACGGGAAACAATCAAATTCAG TTGCATCAAAACATCATGAAATCAACTGAATTGCAGTTTCCTCCAGATGTGAAGGACTTGAGTCCTGAGTGCATAGATCTTTGTCGAAAATTATTGCGACAAAATCCAG TTGAAAGGTTGACGTTTGAGGAGTTTTTCACACACCCATTTTTCACCCAAACAAAACCTAATGAATTGTTAAG TGATAGGAGGTCGCATAGAACAACCGATGGGTTTTCATATCCTAAAAGCCCAGCTTTTAAGAACAAAGAAGAAAATAACCAAGATGATAACCTACCATTCAGTCTCGATGATGATTCAAATGCTCTTGATGGAAGCCCGCCCGTTAAGAGGTCTCCTTTGAGATCTACGTATGGGTTTTCCTTGGATGCTCAAGTTGTTAAAAGAGACGTCAGACCAAAACCGGATAATAACGGTTTTTCATCTGGAAATCGTAGATCCTCAGAAGGAAATCTGAAAGAAGCTTTGAGATCAATTGACCATAGACCAGCAAATACGCGTTCCAAAG TAGCGGACTCGTTGGAGTTCATTGATCAAGATTATGTTCTAGTATCCGGTCCCTTGGGTGATGCACCTTCTTTACCAAGTGTTTCTAAGGCGAGCCAAATAGCAACATCCAAATCACCTTCTAGTGCACCTCTGCCCATAATTGGTGGTGCCACCAGTAAACTCCGCTGCACCGGGAGCTTTGAAAGTCAATGTTCCGCACCATCTGGTACTTCTCATGGATCAGTTGATTTAATCGATGCTTCCGAACAGCCACCAACCGACAGCATGGCGAGAATCAAATCATTGCATGATTGTGCCTCTGCCATCTCTGATCTGGTCAACGACAAG ATGGAGGCAGGACACAGACTAGAAGCATTTTCGATTCAACTTGTGATCCTTGCAATATGGAAGCAAGCACTGGATATCTGTCACACACAGGCTGCTTCAGCTTTTAAAGGAAGTCCAATTCAAGAAACTACAACTTTGAACGCAAAAACCAACAGAGGATTTGATAGTCTTGATATCCAAGAATGTCTAGAAGCTGCCACGTCACCGCAGGATGTTTCCTGTCATATCGAAAGAATATTTCTTGGTGAAGTTGAAAATGCTGAACAAATTGCCAAGCTTATAGAGCCCG GAAATGTGGGAATGCCAGATGCAATGGAAATGATATTTCAGGCGGCCCTTAATTTTGGCATATACGGGGCT GTGGATGAGTGCATGGGTCATACTGAAAATGCAGCAGGGTTTTATTCAAAGGCGGTGCGTTTGTTAAGTTTTGTTCTAGTGGAAGCACCGTCTCTGATTCTTAATCCGCCATTCTCGATCACAAATTCAGATCGGTATAGGCTTAGAAAGTATATAGATGTTCTTAACAATAGACAAAGCCATTCAAGATCTCAAAGGATAACACTCCTGAAAGGTGTTGGCGATCATGGTCGTCATTCTCCATCAAGCTTTAACTAA